Part of the Streptomyces sp. HSG2 genome, GACCAGATAGCCGCCGCCGCCGAGGCGGGCGCCTCGGCGGTGCTGCTGACTGCGGCGCTGCTGCCGGGCGAGTCCCTTCACGGACTTGCCCGGGAGTGCCAGGCGCGCGGGCTCACCCCCTTCGTGGAGATCACCCGCGCCGAGGAGGCGGTCGGGCTTCCCCACCCGCACCTCTGCGTGATCGCCGTCAACAACAAGGACATCACCATGGGGGAGCGCGACGCGGGAGACCTCGATCGCAGCCGTGCGCTGCTGCCCGCCGTTCGGGCCGCGGGCACCCTCTGCCCGGTCAGCGCCAGCGCAGTGAGCAGTCCCGCCGTCGCGGCCGGACTGCTGGCCGAGGGCTACGCCGCCCTGCTCGTCGGTACTGCGCTCCTGCGTGCGCCCAGCGTGGAGTCATGGCTGCGGGATTTCGACGCCTGCCGCGTAGACACCTCCGCTCCGGTCCCGGCGACCGCGCGCGCCGCCGAGCCGCCGACCGGTCCCGTCGCCGAGGCGGAAGCAGCACCCGCGTGAGCGCGCCACCGGTGTCGAGCGTGCCCACCGACGGCGTGGAGCGGATCGTGCTCGGACGCGGCTGCCACCGGCTCGGTGCCTGGCGGGCCGCTCCCGTCACCGGCAGCCCCCGGGCCGTGCTGGTCGCCGTCCACGGCCGGGCGATGTCCCCCGGCTACTTCGCCGGGCCGGTCGCGCCGCACACCTCTCTGCTCGCCCTGGCGTCCTCCCTCGGCCACACCGTCCTGGCGGTGGAACGGCCCGGTTACGGCCTCTCCCGCTCGTCCCTGCCGCTCGGGCTGCCGCTGGCCGATCAGGCCCTCCTGCTGCGCCGGGCCATGGCCGACTACGCCGACCAGCACCCGGTCGGGGCCGGGTTCTTCCTCGTCGGGCACTCCGACGGCGGCAAGACCGCCCTGTACCTCGCGGGTGAGCAGTGGGGCGAGACCCCGGCGGAACGCCTGCTCGGACTGGACCTCAACGGCTGCGGCTGGCACTACTCCCCGGCCGCCGCCCACTTCCCGGACACCATGAACGGCGGAGCGGGCCAACTCAACTGGGGCCCGCTGCGGCTCTATCCGGGAAGCACCTTCCACGCCAGCCGCGCCCTGCTCCGCGATGTCCCGGCCGCCGAGGAGGCCGAGACGGCCCACTGGCCGGCGCGGTTCCCGGCCGTCGCGGCCCGTGTGCGCTGCCCCGTGCGGCTCACCTTCGGGGAGCACGAGGGCTGGTGGCGTCTGGACCGGGACGAAATGGCCGCCATGGCCGCCTGCTTCACCCGGACGCGCCCGCCCGTCGTCGAACGCGTCCCGGAGGCGGGCCACAACCTCAGTCTCGGACTGGCCGCTCCCCTCTACCACTTGCGCGCGCTGGCCTTCCTGGAGGAGTGTCTGGCAACCGTCCCGACCTCCGTCCGGTGACGACCGCGTATGTGCGCGAGCGTGTGGAACATGGACCGCACATCCCGCCGGATGCTGGGATGGTCCTTCGAGAAGTACGGATGGTGCGTCTCGGCCGCGTATCGCCCGTCGGCAGCCGGGGAGAGTCCGCCCGACCGTTAGGACGGCAACGTGAGTCACAACCCTCCCCACGTCTCGACCCCGTGGGCCCCCGGCCGCCGGCCCGCGCCCCCGCCGGGCCGTGACCGGGCCGCGGGGCCGCTCCTGGGAGCGTCTGCCCTCTGCACCGGCCTGATGGCCGGGCTCTTCTTCGCCTACGACATCTCCGTCATGCCGGGCCTGGCGGAGATGGACGACCGCGCGTACGCGGCGGCCATGCAGCGCTTCAACGCCGTGATCGACGGCAGCGCGCTGTTCGGCCTGGTCTTGCTCGCGTCACTGGCCTCCACGGTCGCCTCGGCGGTACTGGCCTTCCGGAGGAAGTGGCGTGCGGTGGCCCTGCCGCTGATCGCGGCGGCCTGCTGCTACACGGCGGTTCTGGTGATCACCGTTGCGATCAACCTCCCGCTCAACGCGGAGCTCGCGGCCCTCGGGGACCCTGCGACCGCCAGGGATCTCCCGGAGGTGATCGATGACTTCAAGTCGGTGTGGGTTCCG contains:
- a CDS encoding indole-3-glycerol-phosphate synthase, which encodes MTLPFLSALLSAERPLIMEVKARDAHGGDLLRGKAPGDLAAAYERAGAPCVSVVTGRWFGGSAGMLREVTARVDVPVLLKDFVTRHDQIAAAAEAGASAVLLTAALLPGESLHGLARECQARGLTPFVEITRAEEAVGLPHPHLCVIAVNNKDITMGERDAGDLDRSRALLPAVRAAGTLCPVSASAVSSPAVAAGLLAEGYAALLVGTALLRAPSVESWLRDFDACRVDTSAPVPATARAAEPPTGPVAEAEAAPA
- a CDS encoding alpha/beta hydrolase; protein product: MSAPPVSSVPTDGVERIVLGRGCHRLGAWRAAPVTGSPRAVLVAVHGRAMSPGYFAGPVAPHTSLLALASSLGHTVLAVERPGYGLSRSSLPLGLPLADQALLLRRAMADYADQHPVGAGFFLVGHSDGGKTALYLAGEQWGETPAERLLGLDLNGCGWHYSPAAAHFPDTMNGGAGQLNWGPLRLYPGSTFHASRALLRDVPAAEEAETAHWPARFPAVAARVRCPVRLTFGEHEGWWRLDRDEMAAMAACFTRTRPPVVERVPEAGHNLSLGLAAPLYHLRALAFLEECLATVPTSVR
- a CDS encoding DUF1772 domain-containing protein produces the protein MSHNPPHVSTPWAPGRRPAPPPGRDRAAGPLLGASALCTGLMAGLFFAYDISVMPGLAEMDDRAYAAAMQRFNAVIDGSALFGLVLLASLASTVASAVLAFRRKWRAVALPLIAAACCYTAVLVITVAINLPLNAELAALGDPATARDLPEVIDDFKSVWVPVNIVRTVLCVLSLGALCSALVRYGRATAPLRRV